aaccaaaattggttattctagccacacaaaaatgtctattttataatgataatagtagttattttgagttttacaaatgaatttcttgattgttggagataaaatactttatttcctaattgtgtttaggtttattttttcccgtcactacataaggttttttctccatcttttcagcataactgaaagcaaaaattataatgattttctcttatttatcttattacttttttacttattcgtatttgtatttatgtgtattttatatgactaaatttttgtcatgtttagttttttactttgtaaatattatttcgtttgatgaatatatagatattatgctacattatcgatttacgtttgatttgttgatgatatcaaaatatcttaggttaaatgttggtgtgtaatcactatagtaggtttagtgactgtgatatcgacatgtcagaaaagacaaaagatgaccagagtaatccaggaattaaccattaactataacataatcaatttcaacataataagcctatagaatagctatttattaatgcataaaataacttttttaactagTCGCGCATCACGCGAGGTAaaatatctagtatatatatatatatggatatggattgtttatatatcaaaattttcgagaattaaacaaatatatcattGGGTGGTCAAAGGTTGTTACATGTGACCAGTGCCCTTGtcgttaaaattaaaatatttaataattgcTAATTATAGGTTCAAAATTTAGAAGGATCAGAACCCCATCTTTCACCACTGAATGTAGTCTGTATTATTTAGTtactatcattatcattattgttgttAATATACGTTATTGACCTTCTAAAAGGTAACTATGTAGAGATAAATATTATCTACAAACATTCGAAATAAACTTATGATGTCCAGGATTGATTGTAATTGAGAACAAGGTATTTGTAATTGAGTCACTCAATTAACATTGAATCAAACTATATACAATCGTTGTACACAATTTTGATTACAAGAAACTGAAATAagcaatcatatatatatatatatatgttagctgTATGTGGCGCTTATTGCTAAACCATTGTGTTGCTTCACAAACGGATGTACTACCTCTTTAGTTTTCATGAATCATCACGTTGGTTTCTTTGTGTGAGGCCAAAACCTTTTGCCTCTTTTCTTGAATAAACACACCGTTTCTTCACTTTATTTGCACTTTGTATCCTTCAAGTTttaaactaattataaattCCAACAACTTAAAAGACCGGAGCTATATCTTGCACGCTACAACaagaaagtgaaagaaaaagaaaaaaattaaaggaaAATACGTTACACTTGATCAtccaaataaaataattatatgtaaTTGTACATGTACTTATCTACCAGGAAAAGGACTAATATTCCAACCGACAAAAATTTCCTTCGATAAACCCCTGTATTCTGGTAATCGGACACGGGTTCGAGGAGCCTTATTTACATTTAAATGAACTATGTATGAAtatttatgttgtgtaatgaactactttgatgtttattgtatgtaatgaacttttaaatcctaGTTATTGGATATATTTgggtatatgtgacaaccacTTATAACTTTTTGGTTGGTcggatacatccaataacctggatttgaaagttcattacatacaataaacatctaagtagttcattacacaacataaataTTTGTGCATAGTTCATTTCTCAGGTccttatctatctatatatatatatatagatcggtTAAATAGAGTACAAGCAATCCAAAAAGTATAAGGGGATCAATCTCCGCCGTTGCATCAAgcatcttcttccttcttctccgaCGAGACtgccaccaccagccaccaccttCTTCTCCGTCGACCGtcaccacctcctcctccttccttcttctccaacgagacaaccaccgccaccacctccaGCGACATCTCCGACAATCAGTTTCTTTTTCTGGTGGATACGGTATAGGAATCGTATGGATTGGGGCAGtcatccaagagatggtggtggtttgatatggtacgggcttcgcccttgcTATCGGCCCCGGcaccgtggttggggtggtcggagatgatggtggtggcggtggttgtctcgccggagaagaaagAGGTGACACAACAACCAGAGAAGGAGGAGGAAGGGTTAATCTAAGCCCTTGATTGGACGGCCATGATTGGTCCCCTTGTATATTTTGGATTGCTTATActctaattatctttcatatatatatatatatatatatatacatagtaaaAAACAGCGGGGTGTTAATATGGGTACTAATTAAAGGGGTACCGGGGTTCCTTGATCACCGAACCCTTTAATTTTTCCAAAAATCCAAAGATGTATGTGGCAGGAGAGAGGCATAAATTTGTGCTCGTGGAGCCTGCGCCGGTACATAAACGTTATTGGATTCCAATTGTGAGGAATTGGATTCATTACTTTCAAGCCCAACGGAGCAAGGAACATAAGTCAGAGACTTTTCATTCGGGCAAGTATGAGTAGTAGAAAAGAATTTTGCACATTCAGCAGCCGATCTTTGATTTGGAAGATTCAAAATACAATTCATTTTAGCATCAAGAACCCCATCCTTGATCAGCTTCCGACACCGTGGCCCAACTTGCGTAAAATAGTTATAAGATATCGTGAAATTGAAGAGTTCAGGAAGACTACACACTGCTTCCGGAACCGGGCCATAGAACTTATTCTTAGCCAAAttcaaaaacatcattttcttcaaGCATCGAAACGAATGTGGGATCGGGCCAGATAAAAAATTAAACCCGACATCAAACACGGTAGTCTTATTTAAAAGCCCGATTTCGTATGGCAAACAACCAGTTAACTGGTTGTTCAAAAAAAGAACCTGAAGTAAAGTATTCGAAGCTTGACCGATACTTTTAGGGATCCCACCAATGAACTTGTTGTTTGCCAGGTTTAAAGAAAATGCGGTCGTGGAGCCAAGGTTGTCGGGTAACTTTTGAACGAATTTGTTGTTGTGTATGAATAACAAATCGAGATTGAGAAGAAAGACTTGTGGTGGCACAATACCCGCAAATCTATTAAAGCTAAGATCAAGAAGTAGTAGTTTTTTGGCTTTCAGGAGAGGATAAGGGAATGCACCCGTGAATAAGTTGTTACTTAAGCCTAGTTCCTTAAGATAAGGAAGTTCGCCTATACGGTCAGGGATGGTTCCCGTGAAGTTGTTTGAGTTTGCATGGAAGAAAACTATTTCCTTTAAACCAAAAAGGAATTCGGATATGGTTAAGTTTGGGCCACTAAAATAGTAGCCGTCGAAATTGACCCCTACGAGGGCTTTTCCCTGTTTATCCGGTGCGATACCGCATACGAAGCCTTTATACTTGCCGCAAACATCTTTGCCTTGCCATGTATCGGTTATATGCAAGGGATCAACTGTTATTTTCTTTCTGAAGGCCTGGATTACGGGGAAGACTTCTCTTACAAGTTCGCTAATTTCAAAAGGTGATGCTGGTGGTGGTTTTTGTAGTGGTTGTGGAGATGGTTTTGGAGATAGTGGTGGAGGTGTTGGGGGACATGCAGCGGGAGGGGGACCGAGGATGGAGgaacaccgccaccaccaataATCTTGAGTTTTTCGTAGCGGTGACGGAGGAGCACCGCCACCACCGATAATTATTTCGAAGCCATCGTCACCACCAATAGTTATTTCCATTGCTTGTCTGTGGGGAAGGTGCTCATCAGCAATGATAGCAAGAAAACGAGTGAAGCAAACCAAGAGTAAAAATGGATAGGCGCCACCCATTTTTTTAGTCGCGAGTGGACTCAAAAGAAGGATAAGGAATCCGTTTAAATAGAGTGCTGCTTTATACACCGGTCCCGAATATGTTTTGTAAGAACCGGTCATTAACCTTGTTACAATATAATTGTAGAAATTGTGAGtttgagaaatatatataacttaattattaattaatatttaaaatagttgaataaatatataaagtatcatttaagattgttaaaaaaaggTAAAGGCAAAATATTAATTTGGAGATCCTATAGCTAGTTTGGATAAATCCAACTCTCACAACGATGTTGTAATATAGGGTCTTACTTAAATATTACATGACGTAATCATATTGAAAAttggtatataaaaaaatttatatataccgAATTggacaaatataataaaaatcaaacgTTTAAAAGCTAATACAATAAAATGGGTAAAAGTGGTTTAAGAAAAACttgagaacccaaaaatttagtgtaaaaaactaaaaatgaagaCTTTGATAGTGgcaaaagataaaaattaaaacaaggGTAAAATTGAATAGAATGAAAGTAAAAAAGATATTGTAATGAACATATAACAAACTTATGGGGTAAAAGTGAatcatataaaaatgaaaaaggtaGTGTTGTACTTTATACATAATAACTTATAAATTTTATGTTGGTtttagtatgtatataatagATATAAGGTTTCTCTCAATTATATTGGTGATGATCCATACACCACTTAATTTTAGCCGTACACTATCAAATGTGCTTAAGAGTGTTGTACAACACTGTAAAAATGTTTGATGATGTACGGTCAAAACTAGGTGGTGTATAGATCACCACCCAATAATATACTTCAAATTCTCATTATCATATTAATCTCACATTATTCCTTCCTCTCAAAATTTGCCCCCTACCAACTACGGATGAGATTTTAACTGAAAACCCATAACCCGTACTTGACCCTCCCGTACTCAGCCCACCCAAATCCTAAACGGGTCGGTTCTCGATTCTTGATTTCATTGGTTCTCGGGTTCAGTTCGAGACGAGCCAAAACTGGGAAATTCATGGATTGACCCGGTAAACCCGTAAGATGGCATAATGTAAGTGGACTATTGTATACTTGGATGCTATGTTATCAATGACATAAATTTTGGTGTTTCGTTCAAGGACCGATATTGGTGGGATCTGGAATTTCAGTGGGATTTCGTTGGGATTTCAGTAATTTTAATGTTAtgcaatatctatataatataaataattaatgcataatacttaataaaaatatcaaaagtcaagcttacaagtgtcaatatttgatagatTAGTGATAAATCTTGTAAAAATTAGTGTTTATTAAGTTGTGTTTAAGTTTggaccaatttttttttttaaaaaaaaaaaaacgaaatccCACCGAAATTTGGATCGAAATCACTGGGATATCGGAGGTTTGACTGAAATTTGACCGAAATTTTCGTTGACCGGAATGTTGACCAGAATTTGGACTGGGATCCCACCTTAGGACCGAAATCCGAGATCCCACCGAGATCCCACTAGGATCCCAgcgaaattgataacatagctTGGAGGTTAAACCAAATTGAAATGTCTGGGAGAAGATAGCATCATTCCACCAAACTTTGTACTTACCGTATAAGGATTGTTATCAAAATAGCAAGGAAAACCAAAAGTTTCTTTTCTTCTATATTCAAACGAACATTTAATTATCTTCAAAAAGTTTGAAGGGAGTTGAAAGAAAGTAGGCGGGGGgagttattttaattttcttttgagAGTAGAAAGAGAGATGTTATAATTTGAAGtggatacaaaaaaaaaaaattattattttctcAATTTTGACGGAAAAGTGTTTTTCACCGTATTTTCATTTTAAGGGCGTTCTCATTTAATTAGCCCCCTATAGGTGTATGTGTGGGGTGAGGGGAGGCTATGGCAGGAAGTGTGTTATTGTGCGAAGAATCTTACAACCCATTTTCGACATTTCCCTTCATCTCCACCACCGGCCGTCTTCCCTCGTCGCCCCCACCATTTCCATTGTCGGAAACTGTGATTTGAAGCGGGCTGCGCTCTTAAGGCGTTATGTAGctggtaggggtgataggtcataggaggtgatccGTAATAGATGATCACCTACGGGTGATTGCCTTCAATGCCATGGACACACGAGGAAGTATTAACATACACGTTACTAAAACTACGTTCGTCCCTAGTTTGattttcaaagtttttctttattttagcTTTGACCtcaaatatttttgtataggtTATATAGTAGTTGATTAAACTTATTAGAGCGTTATATACGACATAGATTTGTTCATTAAATGAAGGATAGCCAGGCCCTGGTTCCCAGGGTTAGGGTATTCTCTATTATGTTATAAGTCTACTAAGATCAGAACTAGTTTATTCTCCTTTGCATATCGGCCGGCTTTTAGAAACCTTCACATTTCCTACTGAGATCCCAAGTCTCCAAGTAGGCCTTGGCCACCCACGACCTTCGCTTTTTAGAGAATCCTGCTCCTGTCTCGTAGGACTCGTAGCTCGGCAGTCCACGGgtagttttttttatccttCTAATTTCGAGTGTATTCTTGGATAGTTATAGCGGCCCATAGGCGCGAGATGTACCTTGTGGCGCGCGCGGGCGGGGGGGGGGGCATGGGCATAGTCCTTTCAGACAGTGACCGTTTAGTCCATGGTCCATTGGATAGTCGGTGCAAGGCCAGAAATTGAAACACATTGATTCCGCTTGTTCCCGTCCTTCACTTGAGGGCCTGTCCCTCATTGTGGTTAGTACTCCGTATATTATtgaaaatacattaaaaactcaattcattcatatattaaaaacgtaaaatctgttttgtaaaCGCAATACTAAACACCCCCtaaaaccatcttgaaacatcATTTAACTGGCATATATAACCTGTATTAGtttaaagaattaaaaataaatttacattCCAAATTTATTGTCACATAATATCAACAtcagattattattattcataaacTTATTTATAATATGGAACATATCGTATTATACAAGATATTTGTTAGTTTTCACAAACTAACGACATAAGACATCAAAAGTTCCATATACAATAGTGATTATATCCGTGCATTGTACGAATTTACTTTATATTCTCACTGATTTTTTGTAAGATTATATAAcgtaaaaaacaattatatgaAGAGAGAAGCGAAGGTGGAGTTGCCTCATACCAAACTTGAATAAAAAATCTTTCATgtctaatttttaattttgtacaaAATAGGTGGCTTAGtcatttaatttgtaaaaaacatttgaaaaaaaattgaaatgcGAGTGATTTTTCACTTAAGTTGGATGTGAAACAACCTCACACtcacttttacttttttaaaaaatgtaatgAATTATAATCTGTTGTAAAATAGATGTTTATATTAATTCAATTAAAATTGTCTACAAACCGGAAGGTTTTAAAGGGACACTGAGTGGGGGGTGGAAGACGACGGTATTACCCCATACCAGCCGTGACATGGCCACCAGCCCCGAATTTATGCTTCGGCGGTAGGGATGATAACGGGTCAGGTATGGTCAGGGTTTAGGTAATCCCGGACCCGAACCCGATTAAAAATCTTTGTCCCAAACCCGGACCCGACGGGTCCCCGTTTGCTTACTAATCATCGAGTAATGAGTTTCTCCACGGATAATCGGGGTtcctttattaatataaaatttttgaagTTAGCAttattaaatacattatacaaattatattatatcacCTATTCTGCTAGAGAAtctatattatagattacctgCAAATTGAATCAACGACCATATACAATATACTTATATTAGAAGAGCtttcatttttaataatgataCAATATTACCAGCAGATTCTATATTAACATgtatctatttaaaaaaaattatgaaaatactATTATTCCTTAAATTGAATAAATCATGgtttgaatttttgatttaaGAACAGATAGTAATATTATGATTCATATGTAAACATTTCATTACTATGTAATATATACGGCTCGGGTATACGGGTTCGGGGCGGGTCCTGGGTATACGGGTCAGATATGCGGGTCTTCTTTGAATGCCGGACCCGGACCCGATCCCGATCCCGCTAAAAAAGTCAAAACCATACCCATACCCATACCCGGCCCTAGACCAAAAAtattgggtttcggtttttccCGTCGGGTGCGGGTTTATTCGCCATCCCTATTCGGCGGATAAGGGAGCGCGTATCTAAGTTAGTTGGCGTAAATGGAGAGAGAGATAGACTAATGACCATGGAGTGGGGGCCCATGACGTTTATAGccgtttaaaataaaaatctttttttatatatatatttaaactctACAACTACACGCCAATTAAACTCAAACAACTACAAAAATACTTTTCATGATGTTTCATCAATTATACACCTtccaaatcaataaaaaaaaaaatgtctaatACATCATCTTCAAATGAAATCATCCTCCCAGATATGCTTCCCAATTTATCCAAAGGTAGTTCATTTTGGTTTTTTCAAGACGCGTTAACGAAGCAAGAAGAGCTTGAAGACTCGGGAAGCTCTAGTGATACCCAAAATTATATTGAGCAACACCGCGAAGAAGCCAACATCAAACGAAGACCCAAAGTTTGGGGAGCAATTTTTCGCCATCAGTATCGTATTAGTCAAAGATTATTTTTGATGATTATTCACGGCATTGAAGCTACTTTCCTGTATATTTTTGATATGGCGCGAGCATAAAGTCAATGATTATGCTCGATAGCCTTAAGTGTATGCCTGTCCACTAAAGGAGTTGTCCTAGGGCGTTACACGTGAGGTGAGCATAAAGTGCCGACTATTATGATTGAAGTTGTCGCTTCGCAAGATCTGTGGATTTGACATTCGTCTTCTGTTCCTCCCGGATCAAACAACGATATTAATGTGTTGAATCAATCGACGTTGTATCATACTAACATAATTGGAACGGCTCTAGACACTTCATTCCCTTTACGCGGGTGCTATGTGGATATTTTCTTATCGATGGAATATATCCTAAGTGGTCTACGTTTGTTAAAGCATATTCACATCCGGTTGATGTGAAGCGAGTACAGGAGGCAGCGTGAAAAGATGTTGAACGAGCTTTTGGGGTTCTAAAGGGAAATGGAAGATTTTGGAGCGTTCTATCCGGTTTATTGATAAAGAGAATATAGAAAAATTGGTTGAAACATGTTGTATATTGCACTACATGATCATAAAGGACGATGAGAGGTCAATATCATCGGTTCATATAATGGACCCTCCAGTGCCTATACTTTATGACCAAAGAGTGCTATGGGAGTTATAGGAGGAAAACATCCATCATCGTCTCCGGTACGATCTTATGGAGCATGTAGCGAGTTTATAATTGGGATACCTTGATGATCTAGTGGTTCAACCACCACCGATTGAAGACTTAATTTAGCAGTatgtagtttttaatttttaaaactaatgttgcaatgtatttttcttgctttaatttataatgtaatgctatacttataataaattgttatgtatttaaaagaaaaatatatatataaataaatttaggaGGGTTGAAAATTGGGTTAAAGGCATGAGAGTATAACCAACTATAACcaaaaggctatgtaatgtacccatTTACTCGACTTCCTATCTAGTGTAactaactttgttttttgggttatacAATGTAAGCAACCGGCTAACAAACAAGTTACAAGTTACCACTTTCAAATTTATTccctttttattaaaattttttgccAATTATCGATTCAAATAAAGGGAAAACAGCATTCGGTCTTGACCTCCTTGCGCATGATTCCAAACTAAATAAAAGTCGTGCCTCTATGTCGATTTATTCTCACATTGAAATACCCGAATAAGTTAAGCCACATAAAACTTGAATCCAAACCAAAACCTTAGAGACTCATAGGCTCATAACATCTgcactctttttctttttattcttttgactCGGTGATCTTTTCAACCGATTTCacatataacacaaaaataacaaaaaacagCAAAGGGAATAACACAAAAAGAAGAGTCTATTTCAGTTTCAACTTACTAGCCAAGTTTCAATTTACTAGCCAGATTTCCAGCCGTCATCgtcaacaaaataacaaaaaacaccattttttccggcgaatcaccatttttttttcGGCGAGTGTTAGATTTGAACACCTTTAgtcagggtttgtgcggaatcaatttttgagtcgattggtgctagtttcaagtcttaattcgaaaaaacaacaaagttattgcgcttttaatttttccggcgaatcaCCATCTTTTCCGGCGAGTGTTGGACTCGAAAAattttggtcagggtttgtgcgggatcaaattttgagtcgattggtggtagtttcaagtcttaattcgaagaaacaacaaagttatcgcaattttaatttttccggtgaACCACCATCTTTTCCGGCAAGTGTTGGATTCGAAAAattttggtcagggtttgtgcgggatcaaattttgagtcaattggtggtagtttcaagtcttaattcgaagaaacaacaaagttatcgcgattttaatttttccgacTATTTTAgtaaggatgatgatgatgacgataaTATGAGatgatatagatacagatacattACAAATAACCGAATAGAAACCTTTTGTAGCCAATTGATTACattatataacttaaaaaacaaagttggttacactagatagcaagtcgagtagatgggtacattacatagccttttggtcatagttggttacactcctaTGCCTTTAACCCTTGAAAATTTATATAGCGCAAGTAAAATCGGTTGGGACTTGGGAGGGTTGAAATGTTGTAATGATTTTATTGGTTGAAATTGAGAGATTGATAATTTACCACCCTTCCCCCACCCACCAAACTTTTGCACAAAGAACTAGCTGGAAAGAATGAAACTATACAtagaatatataaaaacatagatACAATTATAAATGGGGCAAAACATCTGACCTTGACATCTTTGACCAAAATAAAAACCTTCAAAACCTTGTTTACATTTTACTCTTGAAAAGGCAACATAACATAAGACTGGGTTAACATTTTACTATTGTGTAAAGTGGGCACTTTCCCGTTTATACATCTGGGGTTAAGTGTCGAGGGAACATGAACTTGGTTCGTAACTGGAAACCGGTGACTGAGGCATTCAGGAACTGGCCGGCTATCTTCTTGGAAAGCGAAAACCCTCTCGGTTGGTGGTCGTATCACACTAGTAAAATTAGTAAATGCACTGTCaacatattatttttcattatatacAGCTCTAGTGAGCGTTATTGAGACACTTGAGAGGATCAGGCGAGATTTTTTATGGGGCAAAGATGGCAATGCAAAGAAAATAAACTGGATCACTTGGCCTAAGGTAGTTACATCCAAAGACAATGGAGGGCTAGGTCTCAGATCTCTTATAGAGATGACTATGGCAATGTTGTCCAAGTGGTGGTGGAGATTTAAACCCGAGCCAGAAAACTTATGGAGAGGTTATTTGGAGCTTTCATAATTCTTCTAGAGCCTGGAACTTCATTCCTGGAAAGATGTCAATTCCGGGCCCATGGAAACAGATATGCAATATATCTAATGAGTTGACAGATTTTGGGTATGATTTGCAGACGTCTTTTCATGTGACACCAGGTACCAATTCTAATCTGTTCTTTTGGTTTGATACTCGGGTCCTCGACATGCCACTACGAACCAGATTCCCAACTTTATTTCAACTGGAATATGTTAAACTATGTTTGGTGAAGGATAGGGTCTGTTTTGGAAGTGGAGGTCAAACAGTATGTTTCCATTGGGCTAGATAACTCAACCCGATGGAAAATGTTGACGTAGATGTGCTACTAGATTTGATAGCATCCATGTCTTGGGCTAGAGACGATGATGTTTGGAGGAATGATGTATGTAACTTAGATGGATACTTGGTAAAGGTCCCTTAGAGCCGGATTTCGGGAAGAGGGTGTATTGCGGGTAAATAATACATTTGTTTGGAATAAAGGGGTGCCTATCAAAGTCAACTTTCTGGTGTGGCGGGTTTGGTTGGGGAGGCTACCCAATAAAGATAATTTGGCTAGAAGGAATGTTCATATACCGTCATCCGAGTGTCAAGGTTTGCGGTTTGGAGGACGAGAATTTGGAACATACGTTTGGCTCTTGCGAAGTTGCTGCTCGGATTTGGGATTATGTGTCACGTTGGTGTCGGATAGCTCGCTTCCTTTTCTTCTCAGTTAGAGATCTCCCGATCTTAGCTCAACAACTAAGAGGCAAGTCATCTTGAAAGCAAGCAGTGCATTTGGTTATCGTCACTCGGATGTGGTGCTTATTGAAGAATAGAAACAATGTGGTGTTCAATTCAAAAAGAGGGTCCGCCGAATCGATCATAGATGAAATTCGGTCACTAGCATTCATATGGATTAAGAGCAGGTCAAGATACAAAGCTTTATCGTGAGAATGTTGGtgtgattttaattttattcgttTTAGATAATGTAATGCAATATTATGGTGTCGTAATAGTATTGGTGCATGTAATTGATGACATATGGTGACCAAtgttttgttggtttaaactaTAATGGTAATTGATTTTATtggtagttaaaaaaaaataattagacTGGGTTGTTAACAATGATGACAAAACAAGGGAACTTGCctttttttgaaattgaaaatgggATTAGTtccctcgaatgtaagaaattttgaacgaatgtttatagtaggaaataattaaagctgtgtgtattgtatgtaaacaactttgaaataatgtttattgtatataagaatttcgttttaaccaattacaatctgacaagtgacacttgtatatggttgtcacgtatgttttcttacatacaataaacattttttcaagttgcttacatacaatacacataactttagtttctTCCTGCTGtaaacattcggtcaaagatagttaaatttcaggaaactaatcccattGAAAATATATTCTTGTCGGATGGATTAAATTTCATTCTAGGAGGTCTACGAGGAGTTAAAAACACGCAATAAATtatgtgttttcttttttcaatttaacCGGTGATGCAAGTCTCTTTATATATTACTTGTTCTCAAAATTGGTTTTCAGTCACTTGATCAGTTGATTGGAAGAATCTATGTTTCtgttttaatcttttatatatattgtaaataaattatgtgaaaCACTGAAACATCAACAAGAAACACATTATAAAGATTACCTTAAAAACCCCAGAAGAGGGCTATCCATGTGAGGCCAATCTTGAAGGGTggacttgtgccatgtggcaCCACGTAAACGTTCCAGAAGTCTTCAAGAAAATCTAGAATGGTACTACTTGGCACAGT
The Erigeron canadensis isolate Cc75 chromosome 2, C_canadensis_v1, whole genome shotgun sequence DNA segment above includes these coding regions:
- the LOC122586410 gene encoding uncharacterized protein At4g06744-like — translated: MGGAYPFLLLVCFTRFLAIIADEHLPHRQAMEITIGGDDGFEIIIGGGGAPPSPLRKTQDYWWWRCSSILGPPPAACPPTPPPLSPKPSPQPLQKPPPASPFEISELVREVFPVIQAFRKKITVDPLHITDTWQGKDVCGKYKGFVCGIAPDKQGKALVGVNFDGYYFSGPNLTISEFLFGLKEIVFFHANSNNFTGTIPDRIGELPYLKELGLSNNLFTGAFPYPLLKAKKLLLLDLSFNRFAGIVPPQVFLLNLDLLFIHNNKFVQKLPDNLGSTTAFSLNLANNKFIGGIPKSIGQASNTLLQVLFLNNQLTGCLPYEIGLLNKTTVFDVGFNFLSGPIPHSFRCLKKMMFLNLAKNKFYGPVPEAVCSLPELFNFTISYNYFTQVGPRCRKLIKDGVLDAKMNCILNLPNQRSAAECAKFFSTTHTCPNEKSLTYVPCSVGLESNESNSSQLESNNVYVPAQAPRAQIYASLLPHTSLDFWKN